A stretch of the Bacteroidota bacterium genome encodes the following:
- a CDS encoding gliding motility-associated C-terminal domain-containing protein, with protein MFKKISFLIVFIALFSFKTNASHLMGGEITWDCVGGGQYVFTMKLYRDCNGIATTSVVSLSVFNHPTVTSIPLNLISQSDISPACNGAGPSISCLGAESAPGWPGSTTPVLGAVQESVFQSAPIALPGVPGSLGWTFAYYDCCRNNSISNISTASAYGFTLRAVMYAYNGQNANPCFDSSPRFLESPSTVICVGYPFTYNHNATDPDLDSLFYSWAEPLTHYAPLSGPYNPPTNPSPIPLSAGYSFNSPLPGVLQNPANIPATINPATGEISFTSYTIGNFVTVVKVEAWKCGQLVAEIYREIQIVLLPCATNSPPTVATTTYQDTVLAGTAVNFTISGNDLDLLADGITPQTITISATGTQFGAGFTSTSTGCLNPPCATLTPASPVSGSVNAATTFNWQTSCNHISDHTACNTLSNTYTFVFKTKDDFCPAPAEKITTVSITILALPIVESPQPRCVSVLPNGDVTLTWSTPIDTGLTFNSYHIFTTASAAGPFTLLDSIFVYGQTTYTHVGANANIAPVYYYMQTRSGCGGQVYDAPKDTIASIHLSVVNPSNGTAILSWNPIATPNIVTSTGVYNVYQEFPAGVWTMIGSTSGLSMIDTIMVCNQTINYRVEIADATGCTSVSSIDGGLFQNIIVPIIPVLDTVSVDDSNNALMNWNINPSSDVEAYIIYRFDGTAWIAIDTVFGITNTSYNYLLSDADLDSEQYRIAAYDTCGNLSPMSGALNTIYLTAVADICARSATLSWTPYNVIGTGLAGYRIYRSTVGLTGPYTLDGTVAAGTTTYTSTGLAASTNYYFKVEAFDVSGGKTSSSNRINFYSAIPVPPVFSYLRKVSVVDPDQVDVSCHVDIAASTLNYKIMRSLDNTSFTLAGTVPATGSTPVLFSDINVSTDKNSYYYKIINVDSCGFDGLETNIGRTILLTAIGNSTDLLNYLSWNDYEDWSGNVMSYNIYRGVDGVMDPTPIANVPFTGSGVNTYTDDVSMILQGEGVFNYYVEAIEGMGNIYGFNENSLSNIAEAYQDPIIYIPNAFRPNGFNSVFIPVTTFVDFTEYEFSVFNRWGLKVFSTTNINEGWDGTNRGVKQELGVYVYLVRFKNSKGEYLDFKGSVTLIR; from the coding sequence ATGTTCAAGAAAATTTCTTTTCTGATTGTTTTTATTGCTTTGTTTTCATTCAAAACAAATGCATCGCATTTGATGGGTGGTGAAATCACTTGGGATTGTGTGGGTGGAGGACAATATGTTTTCACCATGAAACTTTACCGCGATTGTAATGGTATCGCAACTACTTCTGTTGTTTCTTTATCGGTATTCAATCATCCTACCGTTACTTCTATTCCTTTAAATTTAATTTCTCAATCGGATATTTCTCCTGCCTGCAATGGAGCCGGACCATCAATTTCCTGTTTGGGTGCAGAGTCTGCTCCGGGTTGGCCGGGTAGTACAACACCGGTTTTGGGGGCAGTGCAGGAGTCAGTTTTTCAATCTGCACCAATTGCCTTACCTGGTGTTCCGGGGTCGTTAGGTTGGACATTTGCTTATTATGATTGCTGTAGGAACAATTCAATTTCAAACATAAGCACTGCTTCTGCTTATGGCTTTACTTTAAGAGCGGTTATGTATGCGTATAACGGACAAAATGCAAACCCCTGTTTCGATTCTTCTCCGCGATTTTTGGAAAGTCCGAGCACCGTTATTTGTGTTGGATATCCCTTTACCTATAACCACAATGCTACGGATCCCGATTTGGATTCTTTGTTCTATTCTTGGGCGGAACCGTTGACACATTATGCCCCCCTTTCTGGTCCATATAATCCACCAACAAATCCTTCTCCAATTCCCTTATCTGCTGGCTATAGTTTTAATAGTCCGTTACCCGGAGTTTTACAAAACCCTGCAAACATTCCGGCAACAATTAATCCTGCAACAGGCGAAATTTCATTTACATCCTATACCATTGGAAACTTTGTGACGGTTGTGAAAGTGGAGGCATGGAAATGCGGGCAACTTGTGGCTGAAATTTATCGTGAAATACAAATTGTTTTGTTGCCTTGTGCTACCAACAGTCCGCCTACAGTTGCTACTACCACCTACCAAGACACCGTGTTGGCAGGAACAGCAGTGAACTTTACCATTTCAGGAAATGATTTAGATTTATTAGCGGATGGAATTACACCTCAAACGATTACCATCTCTGCTACCGGAACACAATTTGGTGCAGGGTTTACCAGCACTTCCACCGGTTGTTTAAATCCTCCATGTGCCACACTTACGCCTGCATCGCCTGTTTCCGGCTCCGTAAATGCCGCAACAACATTTAATTGGCAAACCAGCTGCAATCATATCTCTGACCACACGGCTTGCAACACACTTTCAAATACCTATACATTTGTTTTTAAAACGAAAGATGATTTTTGTCCGGCTCCGGCCGAAAAAATTACAACAGTTTCTATAACGATTCTTGCTTTGCCAATTGTGGAGTCGCCTCAACCTCGCTGTGTATCGGTATTGCCGAATGGTGATGTTACACTCACTTGGTCAACTCCTATCGATACCGGCTTAACATTTAATAGCTACCATATTTTTACCACAGCAAGTGCCGCTGGACCATTTACTTTGTTGGATAGTATTTTTGTGTATGGACAAACTACATACACACACGTTGGCGCAAATGCGAATATTGCACCTGTTTATTATTATATGCAAACGCGCTCAGGATGTGGCGGACAAGTGTATGATGCTCCGAAGGATACCATTGCATCCATCCATCTTTCTGTTGTGAATCCGAGTAACGGAACCGCCATTTTATCCTGGAACCCAATTGCAACACCAAACATTGTAACATCAACAGGGGTGTACAATGTGTATCAGGAATTTCCTGCAGGCGTTTGGACAATGATTGGTTCAACATCAGGCTTGAGTATGATTGATACGATTATGGTATGTAACCAAACAATCAATTACCGTGTTGAAATTGCAGATGCGACCGGTTGTACTTCTGTTTCTTCTATTGATGGTGGGCTGTTTCAAAATATCATTGTTCCAATTATTCCGGTTCTTGATACCGTGAGTGTGGACGATAGTAACAATGCATTAATGAATTGGAATATCAATCCTTCTTCAGATGTAGAAGCGTATATCATTTATCGTTTTGATGGAACTGCTTGGATTGCGATTGATACGGTGTTTGGAATTACCAATACCAGTTACAATTATTTATTGTCGGATGCCGACTTGGATTCTGAACAATATCGAATTGCAGCCTACGATACCTGTGGTAATTTAAGTCCGATGAGTGGTGCATTAAATACCATTTACCTCACAGCTGTTGCAGATATTTGTGCAAGAAGTGCTACATTGAGTTGGACACCCTACAATGTTATTGGAACAGGTTTGGCTGGATATCGCATTTATCGCTCAACCGTTGGATTAACTGGTCCGTATACCCTTGATGGGACTGTTGCTGCAGGAACTACAACATACACATCTACAGGTTTGGCTGCGAGTACGAATTATTATTTTAAAGTCGAAGCTTTTGATGTTTCCGGAGGTAAAACTTCTTCTTCGAATCGTATTAATTTTTATTCTGCAATTCCTGTTCCTCCTGTATTTTCTTATCTGCGTAAAGTAAGTGTGGTTGATCCGGATCAAGTGGATGTTTCTTGTCACGTTGATATCGCTGCTTCCACCTTGAATTATAAAATTATGCGATCTCTGGATAATACTTCGTTCACGTTAGCTGGAACGGTTCCTGCAACTGGATCAACGCCTGTTTTGTTTAGCGACATAAATGTTTCAACCGACAAAAACAGTTATTATTATAAAATTATCAATGTGGATAGCTGTGGATTTGATGGCTTGGAAACGAACATCGGAAGAACGATTCTTTTAACTGCAATAGGGAATAGCACAGATTTGTTAAATTACCTGAGTTGGAATGATTACGAAGATTGGTCAGGCAATGTAATGTCGTATAACATCTATAGAGGAGTGGATGGAGTGATGGATCCAACACCGATTGCGAATGTTCCATTTACTGGTTCAGGAGTAAATACCTATACCGATGATGTATCTATGATATTGCAAGGTGAAGGAGTTTTTAATTATTATGTGGAAGCAATAGAAGGAATGGGTAACATCTATGGTTTTAATGAGAACAGTCTTTCTAATATTGCAGAAGCCTATCAAGATCCGATTATTTATATTCCGAATGCTTTCCGCCCGAATGGATTCAATAGCGTGTTTATTCCCGTAACTACATTTGTTGATTTTACTGAATATGAATTTTCTGTTTTTAATCGCTGGGGGTTAAAAGTGTTTTCTACAACAAATATTAATGAAGGATGGGATGGCACCAATCGTGGTGTGAAACAAGAATTAGGAGTATATGTGTACCTTGTAAGATTTAAAAATTCAAAAGGAGAATACTTGGATTTTAAAGGATCGGTAACATTGATTCGATAA
- a CDS encoding YegS/Rv2252/BmrU family lipid kinase → MSKKTICFIVNPISGIGRQKVIEKLIDEQLDRSRFEYEIAYTKAAKHAIELAKDAASRNVDIVVAVGGDGSVNEVGKSLIHTSTAMAIIPTGSGNGLARHLNIPLQLKKAMLVINACKETTIDTIQMNDETFVNVAGIGFDAHIGWEFAKFGKRGFSSYLKVITREFPRYKAQDFELTVAGKTSVKNAYLISFANGSQWGNNAFIAPTADISDGMMDIAILKDFKFTNALSIGYRLFKRSLDKSSFLEIIKAQEVIVKQKGMIAHIDEKPIEIGNELKIKVNPLSLKVIVP, encoded by the coding sequence ATGTCTAAAAAAACCATCTGTTTTATCGTTAACCCTATTTCAGGAATTGGTCGTCAAAAAGTAATCGAAAAACTAATTGATGAGCAATTGGATCGTTCACGCTTTGAATATGAAATTGCTTATACAAAAGCCGCTAAGCATGCCATCGAACTTGCAAAAGATGCTGCTTCACGTAATGTTGATATTGTAGTTGCAGTTGGTGGAGACGGCTCTGTGAATGAAGTCGGCAAAAGTTTAATCCACACATCAACAGCAATGGCAATTATTCCTACCGGTTCCGGAAATGGATTAGCACGACATTTGAATATTCCACTCCAACTAAAAAAAGCAATGCTCGTCATCAATGCTTGCAAAGAAACAACGATTGATACCATCCAAATGAATGATGAAACATTTGTGAATGTAGCCGGAATCGGTTTTGATGCTCATATCGGATGGGAATTTGCCAAATTCGGCAAAAGAGGATTTTCCTCCTATCTAAAAGTTATTACCCGTGAATTCCCTCGATACAAAGCACAAGATTTCGAGCTCACGGTAGCCGGAAAAACCTCCGTTAAAAATGCCTATTTAATCAGTTTTGCAAACGGGTCACAATGGGGAAACAATGCTTTTATTGCTCCAACTGCTGATATTAGTGATGGAATGATGGACATTGCCATTTTAAAAGATTTTAAATTTACAAATGCACTGTCAATCGGCTATAGATTGTTTAAAAGGTCGCTCGACAAATCCTCTTTCCTCGAAATTATAAAAGCACAAGAGGTGATTGTTAAGCAAAAAGGAATGATTGCACATATCGATGAAAAGCCGATTGAAATCGGAAATGAATTAAAAATAAAAGTGAATCCATTATCTTTGAAAGTGATTGTGCCTTAA
- a CDS encoding translation initiation factor — MSKKNNEDGFVFSTNKDFQFNNEDETPMQSLPPQQQNLKIYLDRMGGGKLVTRVSGHVGNMVDLENLGKTLKQKCGVGGSVKNLEILLQGDHRDKVLKLLTDMNYKAKKAGG; from the coding sequence ATGAGTAAAAAAAATAACGAAGATGGGTTTGTCTTTTCAACCAACAAAGACTTCCAATTTAATAACGAAGATGAAACACCCATGCAATCACTTCCTCCCCAGCAACAAAATTTAAAAATTTACCTCGACCGGATGGGTGGAGGAAAATTAGTAACAAGAGTTAGCGGTCATGTTGGAAACATGGTTGATTTGGAAAACCTTGGCAAAACATTAAAACAAAAATGTGGTGTAGGTGGAAGTGTTAAAAACTTGGAAATATTGCTTCAAGGTGATCACCGCGACAAAGTATTAAAATTGCTCACCGATATGAACTACAAAGCGAAAAAAGCAGGTGGATAA
- the bshA gene encoding N-acetyl-alpha-D-glucosaminyl L-malate synthase BshA: MKIGIVCYPTFGGSGVVATELGKALADKGHQVHFITYSQPVRLDFFSGNLYYHEVSVSDYPLFEYQPYELVLSSKLVDVVKYEQLDLLHVHYAIPHASAAYMAKQILASQGINIPFITTLHGTDITLVGKDPSFEPVITFAINQSDAVTSVSESLKADTYANFPSVKKEITVIPNFICLDDYKPNEAVCTKKMYAPNGERLLIHVSNFRKVKRVDDVLRVFDKIRKVIPSKLILVGDGPERPAIEKLCRELDTCHDIRSLGKIVNPEQVLAIADLFLLTSETESFGLAALEAMAAKVPVISTNSGGIPEVNVDGFSGYMSNVGDIDDMAKNAIRILKDDATLNQFKLNAYEQAKKFDIDKILPMYEALYAKVLQKK, encoded by the coding sequence ATGAAAATTGGAATTGTTTGTTATCCTACCTTTGGTGGGAGTGGTGTTGTGGCAACAGAATTAGGCAAAGCCTTGGCCGATAAAGGGCATCAGGTGCATTTTATTACGTACAGTCAGCCTGTTCGTTTGGATTTTTTTTCAGGTAATTTATATTATCATGAAGTTTCTGTTTCGGATTATCCTTTGTTTGAATATCAACCCTACGAATTGGTATTGTCGAGTAAATTAGTGGATGTTGTAAAATATGAACAACTCGACTTGTTGCATGTGCATTATGCTATTCCACATGCCTCCGCAGCATATATGGCAAAACAAATATTAGCTTCTCAAGGTATTAATATTCCTTTTATTACAACATTGCATGGTACAGACATTACCCTCGTTGGAAAAGATCCTTCGTTTGAGCCGGTGATTACCTTTGCCATCAACCAAAGTGATGCTGTAACCTCTGTTTCAGAAAGTTTGAAAGCGGATACCTACGCAAATTTCCCAAGTGTAAAAAAGGAAATTACTGTAATCCCCAACTTTATATGTTTGGATGATTACAAACCCAACGAAGCTGTATGTACAAAAAAAATGTATGCACCCAATGGTGAACGTTTGCTGATTCATGTTTCTAATTTCAGAAAGGTGAAACGTGTGGATGATGTGTTAAGGGTGTTTGATAAAATCAGAAAAGTAATTCCTTCAAAATTAATTTTAGTAGGTGATGGTCCTGAACGACCGGCAATCGAGAAACTTTGTAGAGAGCTAGATACATGTCATGACATTCGATCGTTAGGAAAAATTGTGAACCCTGAGCAGGTGTTAGCCATTGCTGATTTGTTTTTATTGACTTCTGAAACGGAGAGTTTTGGTTTGGCAGCATTGGAAGCTATGGCGGCAAAAGTACCGGTTATTTCAACAAATTCAGGTGGTATCCCGGAAGTAAATGTAGATGGCTTTTCAGGCTATATGAGTAATGTGGGAGATATAGATGATATGGCAAAGAATGCAATTCGTATTTTGAAAGACGATGCTACCTTAAATCAATTTAAACTAAATGCTTACGAGCAAGCAAAGAAGTTTGATATTGATAAAATATTGCCAATGTATGAAGCGCTATATGCGAAGGTATTACAGAAGAAATAA